The stretch of DNA TTGGCAGCCTTATTTGTAAATGTAATCGCCAATATACTACTTGCGTATACTTTTTTATATTGCACAAGATACGCTATTCTATGAGTTAACACCCTCGTCTTCCCTGAACCTGCACCTGCTAATATCAGCACTGGTCCTTCCGTACACATAACCGCTTCTTTTTGTTCTTTATTTAATCCTTTCAATAAATTTTCCATTCCATTACTCCCCTTATATAACTTGTCCGTTTTGACATTATACCAAAAAAACGCCTATCAAGCAATAAGAGATAGACATATATAAATATGGCTATCTCTTATACCACATCTACTCTTCTGGCTCTAATATTCCATACCCGCCAGATTTTCTCCTATATACAACATTAACTTTATTGTTTTTAACATTAACAAATACGAAGAATGTGTGTCCAACCAAATTCAACTGCAATAATGCCTCTTCCACATCCATTGGCTTTAAGCTAAAGCTTTTGTTCTTTATTAACTTATACTCCTCTTCCTTTTCTTGTTGATCTTCACTAAACATCTTCTCGTACTTTAATGGATTATCATACATTTTCTTTGCTAATCTTGTTCTGTTTTTTCTTATTTGTCTTTCTAATATATCTGATGATCTATCTAGTGCAGCATACATATCAGTATTTTCTTCTTCTACCCTAAACACAATCCCTCTATATCTGATTGTCGTCTCTACTATCTTTCTATCTTTTTGAACAGAAAATGTTATATGCACTTCTGTTGATGGTTCAAAAAATCTTTCCACCTTGCCTATTTTGGATCTTGCATAGTCCTTTAACGCATCAGTTAACTCAATGTTTCTTCCGCTTATAATGTAATTCATGGTATAAGACCCCTTTCACTATTTTGTAAAGACAATCAATAATACTATCAAAATTATAATCCATGCATAATCATTATTAGATCCGCACGAACAACAACTTCTCTTTTCTTCCACAGTCCACACTTCCTAACCTAAAGTTTTATACTATCTTATTCTCATGACAGCACCATGGTTACTACTCTAGGAAAAATTTTTCTCTCAAGTGCCAACTGTATCCTACCTCACGTCAAATTGTACCACAAAAAAAAACAATTGTAAACCTTCCCCATACTATAACTCACATTAATTTTTCGTTGCTTTTTTTAATACAGTTGTAGTAGATAATAAACTATGATAAAATAGGATTTATAAGGGAGCGATAATTTTATGAAAGTAGCTATTGGCCAAGACAGTCATAGATTTGATTTTAGTGACTCTACAAAAAAATTGATATTAGGCGGAATAATAATACCTAATCATCCACCTTTATCTGGAAATAGCGATGCCGATGTTATACTACACTCGGTAACCAACGCTATATCTGGCATTACCTGTGTAAATATATTGGGTTCTATTGCAGATACTATGTGCAATAGTGGTGTAAAAGACAGTAGCGTTTATTTAGCAAAAGCTTTATCCTATATGGATCCACGCTATTATATATCCCACTTATCTATTTCTATTGAATGCAAAACTCCCAAGCTTTCGCCGTATATTGAAGATATACGAATTAATATCGCAAAATTATTGAATATACCTTCTTCTTGTGTCGGTATCACTGCAACTTCAGGGGAAGGATTAACCGATTTTGGACGTGGATTTGGGATTCAAGTTTTCTCTTGTATAACTGTGTGTTCTAAAGATATCTAGCCCATAAAATTAATTTTTTTTCGAAAAATGATTTTCTTAATGGCATCATATGATATAATTTAGATAATATTTTTTTAGGAGTTGATGCATGTTGAAGTTTACCAAAATGCAAGGTCTTGGCAATGATTACATTTACATAAATTGCCTTGATCACGAAATAGATAATCCTCATGACCTAGCAATAAAACTTAGCGACAGGCACTTTAGCATTGGTGCCGATGGCATTGTTTTGATAAAAAAGTCTAACGTTGCCGATTTTAGAATGCAAATGTTTAATGCAGATGGTTCAGAGGCCGAAATGTGTGGAAATGCCACTAGATGCATAGCGAGGTACGTTTTTGAAAAAGGCCTTACTAAAAAGACTACTATAACGCTAGAAACATTAGCTGGTATAATGCACTTAACACTAAATTTTTCTGGCAACACAATTGAATCTGTCACTGTTGACATGGGGGAACCTATACTTAAAAGTTCCTTAATACCAGTTAATTCTACATTAGAAAATTTTATAAATCAAAAAATTACCCTAGATGATGAACTGTTTAATATAACTTGCGTATCCATGGGAAATCCTCATACCGTGGTTTATGTAAATGATGTAAATACTTTCCCTGTTTCTTTAGTCGGAAGTAAAATTGAACACCATCCTCTATTCCCAAAACGAACCAACGTTGAATTTGTCCAAGTCGT from Clostridiales bacterium encodes:
- the raiA gene encoding ribosome-associated translation inhibitor RaiA, with product MNYIISGRNIELTDALKDYARSKIGKVERFFEPSTEVHITFSVQKDRKIVETTIRYRGIVFRVEEENTDMYAALDRSSDILERQIRKNRTRLAKKMYDNPLKYEKMFSEDQQEKEEEYKLIKNKSFSLKPMDVEEALLQLNLVGHTFFVFVNVKNNKVNVVYRRKSGGYGILEPEE
- a CDS encoding 2-C-methyl-D-erythritol 2,4-cyclodiphosphate synthase, which encodes MKVAIGQDSHRFDFSDSTKKLILGGIIIPNHPPLSGNSDADVILHSVTNAISGITCVNILGSIADTMCNSGVKDSSVYLAKALSYMDPRYYISHLSISIECKTPKLSPYIEDIRINIAKLLNIPSSCVGITATSGEGLTDFGRGFGIQVFSCITVCSKDI
- a CDS encoding diaminopimelate epimerase, producing the protein MKFTKMQGLGNDYIYINCLDHEIDNPHDLAIKLSDRHFSIGADGIVLIKKSNVADFRMQMFNADGSEAEMCGNATRCIARYVFEKGLTKKTTITLETLAGIMHLTLNFSGNTIESVTVDMGEPILKSSLIPVNSTLENFINQKITLDDELFNITCVSMGNPHTVVYVNDVNTFPVSLVGSKIEHHPLFPKRTNVEFVQVVDKSTLKMRVWERGSGETLACGTGACASLVASVLNNVSDNIATLKLLGGNLTIQWDQSSNHVYMTGPCEFVFEGEI